A DNA window from Rhipicephalus sanguineus isolate Rsan-2018 chromosome 8, BIME_Rsan_1.4, whole genome shotgun sequence contains the following coding sequences:
- the LOC119401337 gene encoding BLOC-1-related complex subunit 8, producing the protein MATEAVTVAEEARPNVDLELEQRVKGTCGRISENVHIFANEPSLACYRLQEHVRKSLQPTVERRLQMAELRQELRGKCYDLDYAIAALRGFQQSRQHLANVQDLMRNAVFMKQQLAHREARAAATSSAAQSTGRRQQLLHQQRLSLDLPQTAARLSSSPSLGAADMRLGSQRSASPRRPSDQR; encoded by the coding sequence ATGGCCACCGAGGCCGTGACTGTGGCCGAAGAGGCTCGACCAAACGTGGACCTCGAGCTAGAACAGCGTGTCAAAGGCACGTGCGGCCGCATTTCGGAGAACGTGCATATATTCGCGAACGAGCCGTCGCTGGCCTGCTACCGGCTGCAGGAGCACGTCCGCAAATCGCTGCAGCCGACCGTCGAGAGGCGTCTGCAGATGGCCGAGCTGCGGCAAGAGCTACGCGGCAAGTGTTACGACCTGGATTACGCCATCGCGGCGCTTCGCGGCTTCCAGCAGAGCCGGCAACACCTGGCCAATGTGCAGGACCTGATGCGCAACGCCGTCTTCATGAAGCAGCAACTGGCGCATCGCGAAGCTCGCGCTGCTGCCACCAGCAGTGCTGCTCAATCGACTGGCCGTCGCCAGCAGCTGCTGCATCAACAGCGGCTGTCGCTGGATCTACCCCAAACGGCTGCCCGTCTGAGCAGCTCGCCCTCACTGGGCGCGGCCGACATGCGCCTTGGGTCGCAGCGGTCAGCGTCTCCAAGGCGCCCGAGCGATCAGCGTTAA